The region GATGACTCACTATTTATAGGGAATTTATTAACAACCTTATCAAGACGTACCATCTGGCCTTCAGAAAACGCTCCTTTAGATAGCTTTTTTTGTAGTCGCTTAAGGTCTACGCTATTCAGCTTGCTACTGTCCTTGCTATGTAAGCCAAATTTTTGAGCAACTTCAACTGCAGGTTTATATCCCAAATCTGCTGACCGCATCAGCATATACTCACCGCGCCTCTTCACCGCGACTGAGTTGGACTGAGAGTTGATAAGTGTGACCCCTAAAAGATACATAGCTTCTGGGTTTTCCACATCAGCGGCCAGATTAAGATTACGCAAGTATTGTTCTTGGTCTTCCATCACCTTAAATATTTTGGCCAACTGTAACTCATGCCAGCCACTGACTTTTAGCTCCGCATATTCTAAGCCTTTGATCCTCGCTTCTCGTGACCAAAAAGCAGTGTCCCATGCTTCTAGCTGAGACATGCGTTCATCGACTTGTTCCCGGGATGGTTTAGGCAGGCCTATCTTATGAGAGTAAGTAGCAACAGACTTAGGGAGACCATTAAAGTATTTCAAGCTTACATTGGGCTTTACACCGTGCTGCGTTCGAAGCATTAGCTCACAAAAATATTGCCACAACTTCACATGATCGTGAATGCTGCCACATGCCATATCTCTAATAGCTCTAAGGGTCAAATTACTGTCTTGCAGCAGCCTGTTCTTGTTTCTGCTGGTTGAGTAAAAAATTCTTATTTCGCTCGCATCACCCCGTAATACTTCAACGATTATTTTATCGTTGATTTCAAAAATACAAACCTCAGAGTTTTCGTCTGGATTATCCGGCAGCTTTATTAACTCAACCCCTTCTAATCTTCTTTCTAAATCTAGAACGTGATAGGTTTGGTACGGGATCAGTAAGCGAGTCTGACTAAAGTGTTCACTGTAGTTAGACCAAAACCTTGCTCTGCTTCTTAGCTGGCGAATATCTCGCTCACTCAGCGTCAGTAAATTAACTGCATAAGGCTCGCACATTTTATCCACTAATGAATTTAATGAATAATAACTGCTAAGTTTAAAAA is a window of Oceanisphaera sp. IT1-181 DNA encoding:
- a CDS encoding EH signature domain-containing protein, with the protein product MSTNSGIFFIAPLIPKAHSLTVMESSPHIDAVLAGRALPSYPPLRLSQILKLIKNGTAEAVTLMEWLGVFSDRLEIDDAELCDEACMLLWQAISEDERVSRIALHQAALYLEGAQDKFPAQMIDTLEIVAPLMKGVSSQRVSWLMALREVDFNACVEMSVQANRTPFEYHKFLGMPTPATFRSGLVKQILPYATQHQESKKVAWLMRCTSQLTRQETVLFCDTLLSEHEQFISDFYSWLSEHCLPNAQDTLWFELASTSKSLLKKLFKLSSYYSLNSLVDKMCEPYAVNLLTLSERDIRQLRSRARFWSNYSEHFSQTRLLIPYQTYHVLDLERRLEGVELIKLPDNPDENSEVCIFEINDKIIVEVLRGDASEIRIFYSTSRNKNRLLQDSNLTLRAIRDMACGSIHDHVKLWQYFCELMLRTQHGVKPNVSLKYFNGLPKSVATYSHKIGLPKPSREQVDERMSQLEAWDTAFWSREARIKGLEYAELKVSGWHELQLAKIFKVMEDQEQYLRNLNLAADVENPEAMYLLGVTLINSQSNSVAVKRRGEYMLMRSADLGYKPAVEVAQKFGLHSKDSSKLNSVDLKRLQKKLSKGAFSEGQMVRLDKVVNKFPINSESSTTQELSDGLKDKIRVSSDRPYLALYIEELEELSEKCGHRGQIKVQLLAELKHRTQNHRIKRLVDTLNA